A section of the Primulina eburnea isolate SZY01 chromosome 1, ASM2296580v1, whole genome shotgun sequence genome encodes:
- the LOC140806292 gene encoding uncharacterized protein codes for MQTLRFNDWISSLVCRNLLVVIFNKARRFPSMAVSARICHLPNGRVFSPLRRKYPDFTRKSQPIYSSSQFSSLQLHPRIPSIFRPLAFNRSPLRSPSKFQADQFTDKQFASVYWGPKEDVFHWNYVCVGEGNNGVAVVDEKDHEVAVVLLGWLGAKTKHLKRYVSLYNARGVHAITFVASVTDGLGFDLGRRIQERIERLSDELVSWLSINDGRKRFLIFHTFSNTGWLAYGEILKNLKDRKGIPEKIKGCVVDSGGDPNIDPKVWAAGFSTALLKRSISSTSPSTGEETEPTIGIKGTNIEERKAVLLETLLLAAFVKFFSFLLNLPSVHRKLTEVVSILSHDQPPLQLYLYSTEDKVIPFESVKSFIEGQRRSGRKVFSFNFGSSPHVDHYRTFPELYTLQLDYFLEECRLILVDKSQKPSKL; via the exons atgcaAACGCTGCGTTTTAACGATTGGATCAGCTCCCTCGTGTGCCGAAATCTTCTTGTCGTTATTTTCAACAAAGCTCGCAGATTCCCATCAATGGCGGTCTCCGCCCGCATTTGCCATCTCCCAAATGGCCGTGTATTCTCGCCCCTTCGCCGCAAGTATCCAGATTTCACTCGCAAATCTCAACCCATTTATTCTTCTTCGCAGTTTTCTTCACTGCAACTCCACCCACGGATTCCCTCCATCTTCAGACCCCTGGCATTTAATCGCTCCCCTCTGAGGTCTCCGTCGAAATTCCAAGCAGACCAGTTCACTGACAAGCAATTCGCCAGCGTTTATTGGGGACCTAAGGAGGATGTTTTCCACTGGAATTATGTCTGCGTGGGTGAGGGGAACAATGGGGTTGCTGTTGTTGATGAGAAGGACCATGAGGTTGCGGTGGTTCTGTTGGGGTGGTTGGGGGCGAAGACCAAGCATTTGAAGAGGTATGTTAGCTTGTATAATGCGAGGGGTGTACACGCTATCACCTTCGTGGCTTCGGTGACGGATGGGCTGGGGTTTGATTTGGGAAGAAGGATACAAGAGAGGATCGAGAGATTATCCGATGAGCTGGTTTCATGGCTGTCGATAAACGATGGGCGAAAGAGATTCTTGATCTTCCACACATTTAGTAATACGGGTTGGCTTGC TTATGGTGAGATTCTCAAAAATTTGAAAGATAGAAAAGGGATACCGGAGAAGATTAAAGGATGTGTTGTGGACTCAGGTGGAGACCCCAATATTGATCCCAAG GTATGGGCAGCAGGATTTTCCACTGCTTTGCTGAAGAGAAGTATCTCCTCTACTTCTCCTTCGACAGGAGAAGAAACCGAACCAACAATTGGAATAAAAGGAACAAATATAGAAGAGAGGAAAGCTGTTTTACTGGAAACCTTGCTGTTAGCTGCATTTGTCAaatttttctcctttcttcttaaCTTGCCTAGTGTACATCG GAAATTGACAGAGGTGGTTTCAATCCTTTCACACGATCAGCCTCCATTGCAGCTTTATCTATACAGTACTGAAGACAAAGTCATCCCATTTGAATCTGTAAAATCATTCATCGAGGGCCAAAGGAGGAGTGGGAGGAAAGTGTTCTCTTTTAACTTTGGCTCGTCTCCTCATGTAGATCATTATCGAACTTTTCCTGAGCTTTACACCCTTCAACTTGACTATTTTTTGGAGGAATGTCGATTGATCTTGGTAGACAAATCGCAGAAACCTTCGAAATTATGA
- the LOC140810221 gene encoding protein RADIALIS-like 5 — protein sequence MASNSSSWTKTQNKQFEKALAVYDKDTPDRWQIIARVVGKSIDEVKRHYEILVEDLKHIESGNIPLPKYRSN from the coding sequence ATGGCATCAAATTCATCATCATGGACGAAAACTCAAAACAAGCAATTCGAAAAGGCGCTAGCTGTCTATGATAAGGATACCCCTGATCGTTGGCAGATTATAGCTCGTGTTGTTGGGAAATCCATCGATGAAGTCAAAAGACACTACGAGATTCTCGTCGAAGACCTCAAGCACATTGAATCCGGTAACATCCCTTTACCGAAATATCGATCAAATTAA
- the LOC140810214 gene encoding zinc-finger homeodomain protein 6-like → MERRGQARDMLGSQNSTNYIPPPTSQESPVKLPLAPLVATSADRRGNATVSTRRGSSIFSPTQILDHQNHPPPHLRHHVSTPPSEPLGQNEPTPDSDPAPTAAGTAGVSSNSKALAAQPQGSPPPPPPPAAATARVEAAAANFSNTSSIIFRECLKNHAAGIGGHVVDGCGEFMASGEEGTPEAMRCAACDCHRNFHRKEVKGDPPQQPYIYYPYNPNSTSTHRPNPLLHNLNTQHGHQQSHHKHSTQPTMVNFRGNPGGAVAESSSEDLNMFHSGSGGHASMQPSISGSKKRSRTKFSQEQKDRMHEFAEKLDGRIQKQDDQQVQQFCSEVGVKRQVFKVWMHNNKQAMKKKQI, encoded by the coding sequence ATGGAACGCCGAGGCCAAGCAAGGGATATGCTAGGGAGTCAGAACTCTACGAACTATATTCCTCCGCCGACCTCACAAGAATCTCCGGTTAAGCTGCCTCTTGCTCCGTTAGTCGCCACCTCGGCTGATAGGAGAGGGAATGCAACGGTTTCCACCCGCCGGGGGAGTTCCATTTTCAGCCCTACCCAAATCTTGGATCACCAGAACCATCCTCCGCCGCACCTCCGCCACCATGTGTCGACCCCTCCTTCAGAGCCTCTGGGGCAGAATGAGCCCACCCCAGATTCAGATCCGGCTCCAACAGCCGCCGGAACGGCTGGTGTATCATCAAATTCGAAGGCTCTGGCAGCTCAACCACAAGGTTCCCCGCCGCCTCCGCCACCACCGGCTGCAGCGACTGCGAGAGTGGAGGCTGCAGCTGCTAATTTTAGTAATACTTCCTCAATTATATTTAGAGAATGCCTCAAGAATCATGCCGCGGGCATCGGTGGACATGTAGTGGATGGATGCGGAGAATTCATGGCAAGCGGAGAAGAGGGCACCCCGGAAGCGATGAGATGCGCCGCTTGCGATTGCCACCGTAATTTCCACCGGAAAGAAGTCAAAGGCGACCCGCCGCAACAGCCCTATATCTACTACCCTTACAACCCCAACTCCACCAGCACCCACCGGCCCAACCCATTACTCCACAACCTAAACACCCAACACGGCCACCAGCAGAGTCATCATAAACACTCCACACAGCCAACCATGGTAAACTTCAGGGGAAACCCGGGAGGCGCGGTGGCGGAGTCATCCAGCGAGGACCTCAACATGTTCCACTCCGGCAGCGGCGGACATGCATCGATGCAGCCATCGATCTCAGGGTCCAAGAAGAGGTCACGCACGAAATTCAGCCAAGAACAGAAGGATCGAATGCATGAATTCGCGGAGAAGCTGGATGGGAGAATCCAGAAACAAGATGATCAACAAGTCCAACAGTTCTGCAGCGAAGTTGGGGTCAAGAGGCAAGTTTTCAAAGTGTGGAtgcacaacaacaaacaagccaTGAAAAAGAAACAAATCTAA
- the LOC140806221 gene encoding uncharacterized protein, which produces MELKRRALLVLCLASVASVGWCWGEEAAERTNMAAENMNMRGQEAEEAAFETMQVAKDKTGYWADWTLSKLSEGLGLNSESAKEAAQKFMEKTKGAASKSTDTMNSAAYETSRYASSKASDIADETSEKLSDAKNYASEKATEAMNKASNIASKVKQTGKDKASDASASISDRAGKSMERASEMAGEVKNKAFDTYSHASDKAGRAMDRASDVVKDKAHDAYDLTSEIEENAREKMKDKGHEAYGYASDQTARVMNTASDMAYDAKEWAKDKASNARASASDRVSSTAVGAKEALKDKTSDAYDAASDKMGDTIQMVTEKVGEAKETMTDAMSHGRDKVSDAYEDANSKAREAYESAKDSTWARERYEAAKERVSQAAGDLGEHTRKDSAEL; this is translated from the exons ATGGAGTTGAAGAGAAGGGCGTTGTTGGTGCTGTGCCTGGCGTCGGTGGCGTCGGTGGGTTGGTGCTGGGGTGAGGAGGCGGCGGAGAGAACCAATATGGCCGCCGAGAACATGAATATGCGGGGACAAGAGGCGGAGGAGGCGGCTTTTGAGACCATGCAGGTGGCTAAAGACAAAACTGGTTACTGGGCCGATTGGACTTTGAGCAAGTTATCCGA GGGACTCGGATTGAATTCAGAGAGTGCAAAAGAAGCAGCGCAGAAGTTCATGGAGAAGACGAAGGGTGCCGCATCGAAATCCACGGATACTATGAATTCTGCTGCATACG AAACATCGAGGTATGCTTCGTCGAAGGCCAGCGATATAGCCGATGAAACGTCTGAGAAACTAAGTGATGCCAAGAATTACGCCTCTGAAAAGGCTACCGAAGCCATGAATAAAGCCTCTAATATTGCTTCGAAGGTGAAACAAACCGGCAAGGATAAGGCGAGTGATGCTTCCGCATCCATTTCTGACCGGGCTGGTAAATCCATGGAGAGGGCTTCAGAAATGGCGGGCGAAGTAAAAAATAAAGCATTTGACACCTATTCGCATGCATCTGATAAGGCTGGTCGGGCAATGGACCGTGCTTCAGATGTGGTAAAAGATAAGGCGCATGATGCTTATGATCTTACTTCGGAAATTGAAGAGAATGCTAGAGAGAAAATGAAGGACAAAGGTCACGAGGCTTATGGATACGCTTCGGATCAAACGGCTCGAGTGATGAACACTGCATCGGACATGGCCTATGATGCCAAGGAATGGGCCAAGGATAAAGCATCCAATGCTCGTGCCTCAGCTTCAGATCGAGTCTCTAGCACGGCTGTGGGGGCAAAAGAAGCCTTGAAAGATAAAACATCTGATGCGTACGATGCAGCGTCGGATAAGATGGGTGACACCATACAGATGGTCACAGAAAAGGTCGGTGAGGCCAAAGAAACGATGACCGATGCGATGTCGCATGGTAGAGACAAGGTGTCCGATGCATACGAGGATGCAAATTCGAAGGCTCGCGAAGCTTATGAGTCGGCCAAGGACTCGACTTGGGCTAGGGAAAGATATGAAGCAGCTAAGGAGAGGGTTTCACAAGCTGCAGGAGATCTTGGAGAACATACGAGGAAGGACTCGGCCGAGTTATGA